A genome region from Setaria italica strain Yugu1 chromosome III, Setaria_italica_v2.0, whole genome shotgun sequence includes the following:
- the LOC101767150 gene encoding uncharacterized protein LOC101767150 codes for MTDMLETTMLQTGNCLLAPKIFQQKNQELRRSSSECSNNRNTSQLVPGGVSGGGSSEVAETVRCACCSVPEDCTAAYIRRVRAAHCGSWVCGLCAEAVGERMRREPGAGVEAALRWHTAVCRDFNATTRLNPKLSLAGSMRDIARRSFNRRSSSATTCHDELRASSKTMERAVSCQPRFFA; via the exons ATGACAGATATGCTGGAGACCACGATGCTGCAAACTGGCAATTGCCTACTAGCACCCAAG ATTTTTCAGCAAAAGAATCAAGAGCTGCGGCGGTCATCCTCGGAGTGCTCCAACAACCGGAACACGAGCCAACTCGTTCCTGGCGGTGTCAGTGGCGGCGGAAGCTCGGAGGTTGCGGAGACGGTGCGGTGCGCGTGCTGCAGCGTGCCGGAGGATTGCACGGCCGCGTACATCCGCCGCGTCCGCGCGGCGCACTGCGGGAGCTGGGTGTGCGGCCTCTGCGCGGAGGCCGTCGGCGAGCGGATGCGGCGGGAGCCAGGCGCCGGCGTGGAGGCGGCGCTGCGGTGGCACACGGCGGTGTGCAGGGACTTCAACGCGACCACCAGGCTGAACCCGAAGCTTTCCCTTGCCGGCTCCATGAGGGACATCGCGCGGAGGAGCTTCAACCGGcggtcgtcgtcggcgacgacgtGCCACGATGAGCTCCGCGCCTCCAGCAAGACGATGGAGAGGGCCGTCAGCTGCCAGCCCCGCTTCTTTGCGTGA
- the LOC101758361 gene encoding rapid alkalinization factor, with protein sequence MVCLGTASSLVALAAAFLLIYCAASSSKTLASAARTMTEVRASPSCDRALGQCAAGSDEEDEVVVARRSMTARQPRDRYISYAALRADQVPCNQRGRSYYSNCGASQQPANPYRRGCSAITRCARNTKEE encoded by the coding sequence ATGGTTTGCCTCGGCACCGCGTCGTCGCTCGTGGCCCTGGCGGCGGCCTTCCTCCTGATCTACtgcgcggcgtcgtcgtcgaagacgctggcctccgccgcccgcacgATGACGGAGGTCCGGGCGTCGCCGTCGTGCGACCGGGCGCTGGGGCAGTGCGCGGCGGGgagcgacgaggaggacgaggtggtggtggcgcggcggtCGATGACGGCGCGGCAGCCCCGGGACCGGTACATCAGCTACGCGGCGCTGCGGGCGGACCAGGTGCCCTGCAACCAGCGCGGCCGCTCCTACTACAGCAACTGCGGCGCGTCGCAGCAGCCCGCCAACCCCTACCGCCGAGGATGCTCCGCCATCACCCGCTGCGCGCGCAACACGAAAGAGGAATGA
- the LOC101766738 gene encoding lachrymatory-factor synthase: METMKEAAAVEQQQQQWRGVVEAPLPSTPASAAWPHIASFCALDRYLPGIDVCELAAGEDGRPGCVRYVASLAPAAASGDDAEREVASWAREELLEIDGAARRLAYAIVGNSMGFGRYVATMTVAADDGDSSAGCRLVWAFECEPVQGWSLDGLLGYLDGGVKAIAARIEEAEAAKDVAGGDDVAIYRRIVAQ, from the coding sequence atggagacgatgaaggaggcggcggcagtagagcagcagcagcagcagtggcgGGGCGTGGTGGAGGCCCCCCTGCCGTCGaccccggcgtcggcggcgtggcCGCACATCGCCAGCTTCTGCGCGCTGGACCGGTACCTCCCGGGCATCGACGTGTGCGAGCTCGCGGCCGGGGAGGACGGCCGCCCGGGGTGTGTCCGCTACGTGGCCTCTCTGGCGCCCGCTGCTGCCAGCGGGGACGACGCGGAGCGGGAGGTCGCCAGCTGGGCGCGCGAGGAGCTGCTGGAGATcgacggcgccgcccgccgcctcgcgtACGCCATCGTCGGCAACAGCATGGGGTTCGGCCGCTACGTCGCCACCAtgaccgtcgccgccgacgatgGCGACTCCTCGGCGGGGTGCAGGCTGGTGTGGGCGTTCGAGTGCGAGCCCGTGCAGGGGTGGAGCCTCGACGGGCTCCTCGGCTACCTCGACGGCGGGGTCAAGGCCATCGCCGCGCGGATCGAGGAAGCCGAGGCCGCCAAAGATGTTGCCggaggagacgacgtagccatCTACCGCCGAATTGTCGCCCAATGA